The genome window TCGCCGCCAAATTCCGGCCCCCACACCCGGTCCAGCAGTTCCTCACGGGTAAACCAGCGTTCGGGGGTCAGGGCCAGGGCCTCCAGCAGCGAGTATTCACGGCCCGTAACCGCCACCTCCGCACCGTCCCAGGTCACCGTGCGGGCCACCGTGTCCAGCGTGCCGCGCCCCCCCGCAAACGACACCTGCGGGGCGGCCTGCCCCCGTTCGCGCCTGGACAGGGCGCGCAGGGTGGCCAGCAATTCCGGCACCGCAAACGGCTTGACCAGGTAGGCGTCCCCGCCCAGGTCCAGCCCCTGCACCCGGTCGCCCACATCGCCGCGCGCGGTCAGGAACAGAATGGCTGCCTCGACGCCGCTGCCGCGCAGTTCCCGCGCGATTTCAAAGCCGTCCAGGCCGGGCAACATCACGTCCAGCACAATCAGCGGAAAGTCGCCCAGCAGCGCAGTCTCCAGCCCCTCGGGGCCGGTCTGCGCCCAGGTCACGGCGTAGCCTGCCTCGCGCAGCGCGTCCACCGTCGGCTCGGCAATGCGCGGATCGTCCTCTACCAGCAGTAAGCGCATATGGAGGCCAGTCTACGGGGAGGGGTTAAGTGGAGGTTAGGCGGGCAGGACAAGGCCCTCAACCTGACGGTAGGCCACTGGAAGAAAAGAGAGGCTGTGAGCCTCAGCGGCTGGGCAGTCCTTCCGCTCAGCCACCCTTATTACGGCTCCGAGATTGCCATCTCGTGCAGGGCCTGACGGTCAAGGGAACTAGGGCCATCAGTTTGGCGGGGGTTGCCAGTGTGCGGAAGTAGATTTGCGGCGGTCCCTGCTGGTCTCTCCAGCCCGTTCCGCGCTATCCGCCTAAACCCTGCCACAGCGCCCAGACCAGCAGGCCAGCGCCAAGAATCAGGCCAACACCCAGCGCGGGCAGCAGCCACGGCAACCGGCGTTGCAGCTCCGCGCTGCGGGCACGGGCGCTCAGCAGCACCGGGGCGGGCAGGGCACGGGCCGCCAGCGCCAGAATTGCGGGCACCACCAGCAGATCGTCGCCCAACCCCAGCACGGGAACCGCGTCGGGAATCAGGTCGATGGGACTCAGGGCGTAGGCCAGCGCCAGCACCGCCCCCAGCCGCGCCGTCAGGGGGGTGCGGGCGTCCCATACCGCGAACAGCAGGGCCAGCGCGTCGCGCCAGATGGGCTTGAGACGGCTGATCACGCTCCTGTATACGCGGCGGGGCGAAATGAAGTTCCGCCCTCTGGCCGAACGCGGCCCTCCTTTGCTATGATGTGTCTTCGCAGCGGCTTCAAAGCAGGCCGCGCCGGAGGACAGAGAAAGCGCGGCTCAGCAATGAGTCCAGGTGTACCGCGAGGACACCTCCACAGACACGGGAACATGCACACCACACTTTTATTGCCCCCATCGCCGGGGCGTGTGACCTGTGCCACCCCGCTGTCTGGAAGAGCCCTTCTCTTTGCCGGCAACGGGGCGTTCCCGTTTGTGCTAAAGTTCCAAGTTGGTGTGCGGCGCCCTGCCCAGAGGCAGACGCAGCAGCAGAAAAGGCCACGTCCGGCAGCGTTCCAGAGGCGGCGGCAGCACAAGGAAGGTAGACGATGTTTGCAATTATTCAGACCGGCGGCAAGCAGTACCGCGTGCAGGAAGGCGACGTGATCCGCGTGGAAAGTCTGGCGGGCGAGGCCGGCGACACGCTGGACCTGACCCCCATCTTTGTGGGCGGCGACAAGGCCCTGTTCGGCGACGCCGTGAGCAGCTACGTGGTGAACGCTGAAGTGGTCGAGCACGGCCGCGGCCCCAAGATCTACATCCGCAAGTACAAGAGCGGCGTGCAGTACCGCCGCCGCACCGGCCACCGCCAGGATTTCACCGCGATTAAGATCACCGGGATCAAGGGTTAAGGGGAGGTAGAGCGACATGGCACATAAGAAAGGCGTAGGTTCGTCCAAGAACGGACGCGACAGCCAGCCCAAGTACCTGGGCGTCAAGAAGTTCGGCGGCGAAGTCGTTAAGGCCGGCAACATCCTGGTTCGCCAGCGCGGCACCAAGTTCAAGGCCGGCCCCGGCGTGGGCATGGGCCGCGACCACACCCTGTTTGCGCTGGAGCACGGCCGCGTCGTGTTCACCAACCGGGGGGGCACCGGCCGCTTCATCAGCATTGAGACCGTGGCCGCCGCGCCCACCGAAATCGCCGCCGACTGAACATGGTCTGCAGTGAGGAGCCGGTGGCCTGCGGGCTTCCGGCTCTTTTCCGTCTGCGACACTGCGACTGCTGACAATCAAGCGTGGCGTCCGCAGACTCGCCCGATGTAGCAGGCGTCAAGCGCATTCCACCTGCCGGCCCGTCTTCCCCTGACGCCCCTTGCGGGTGTATACTTCTTCGGTTGCCCGCTACGCACCGAGACGTGGCGGCGGAGGCACGAACATGAAAAAAGACATCCACCCCAAAGCGGTTCCCACCAAGATTATTTTTCAGGGCAAGGTCATCATGGAGACCATGAGCACCCGCCCCGAGATCCACGTTGATGTCTGGAGCGGCGTTCACCCCTTCTGGACCGGTGAGGAACGTTTCCTGGACACCGAAGGCCGCGTGGACAAGTTCAACAAGCGCTTCGGCGACAGCTACCGCACCAAGAAGAAGTAAGCCCACGGTTTCTGAACGTGCCCTGCCCCTGTGGTGGGGCGCTTTTTTTTGCCGTGTCATCCAGATCGCGCCATCCGTATTTTTCGCTACTCCTTTCAGTCGGGTTGAGGTCGGCACTTCAACCGCACTCGTGATCAGCTGGGCCGGATCAGCCGCAGTCCGCCGTGGTTTGGCATACTCCCTGGGTGCTGAGATCCCCCTTCCACGGCGGCCACCTTGAAGTGATCGTCGGCCCCATGTTCAGCGGCAAGAGCGAGGAGCTGATTCGCCGCGTGACCCGTTCGCTGATTGCGAGGCAGAACGTGCTGGTGTTTAAACCCGCGCTGGATGACCGCTACCATGCATCCGCCGTCGCCAGCCATGCCGGACGCAGCGTGCAGGCGCTGGCGGTGCGCGGCGTGGCTGACATCCGCGCCCACCTGTCCGGCGAGGACCGCCTGCTGGGCGAGCAACGCCCACCCCTGCCCGATGTGGTGGGCATCGACGAGGTCCAGTTTTTTGGGACGGAGGTGGTGGACCTGGCCCTGGCGCTGGCCGACGCGGGCGTGCGGGTCATCCTGGCGGGGCTGGACCTGGATTTCCGCGCCGAGCCGTTCGGCCCCATGCCGCAGCTGCTGGCCCGCGCCGAGAGCGTGGAGAAGCTGACGGCCATCTGCACGGTCTGCGGCGCCCCGGCCACCCGCTCCCAGCGCCTGATCGGCGGGCAGCCCGCGCGTTACGACGACCCGGTGGTGCTGGTGGGCGCGCAGGAAAGCTACGAGGCCCGCTGCCGGGTGCATCACGAGGTGCTGGGGCTGCCCACGCCACCGGCTCAGGACCCGGCCGAGGGCCAGACGACAGACGTTTAACGGCGCGGCCGGAGGTCTCCTCACCGCCGTTCAAGGCGAACGTCTGTTCGACGCGTCGGCTTCAACGCCACCCAATGAAATGCAGCACGCAAACGGGGAGACACACAGATCGGCATCTCCCCGTTTGCGTGTCTGCCGCTGGTCAGAAGGTGTAGCCCTTCGGCACCACCACCACGCCGCTCTCGGTGACGGTAAACCCACGCGCGCGGTCCTCCTCCACGTCCAGACCAATCTTGGTGCCTGGCGGAATCACCACGTCCTTGTCCACGATGGCCCGGCGCAGGTGCGAGTGCCTGCCGACCTCCACCTCGTCGAACAGCACGCAGCTCTCGACCACCGAGTAGGAGTGGGTGTGAATGCCACGTCCCAGCACGCTGTCGCGCACGGTGCCGCCGCTGATGATGGTGCCCCCCGCCATGATCGAGTTGAACGCCTGCCCCTTGCGGCCCTCGCTCTCGTGGACGAACTTGGCGGGCGGCGAGAACTCGCTGCTGGTCCGCAGCGGCCACTCGGCGTTGTACAGCCCGAATTCGGGGTTGATGCTGACCAGATCCATGTTGGCCTCGAAATAGGCGTCCAGGGTCCCCACGTCGCGCCAGTACAGGTTGGGGCCGGTCTGGCCGGGAATCGGGTTCTTGTGGAAGTCATAGGCCATCACGGTATAGCCGTCGGACAGCGCACGCGGAATCACGTCGCCGCCGAAGTCGAAGCCTTCCTCACCGTCGCCCATGCTGGTAACCAGCAGTTCTTCCAGGGCGCGGCGCGAGAAGATGTAGTTGCCCATGCTGGTCAGGCTGGTGCCGGGCTGCCCCGGAATGCTGGGGGGGTCCTTGGGCTTTTCCAGAAAGTCCGTGACCTTCCACTGCTCGTCCACATGCATGATGCCGAACTGGTGGGCCTGTTCCTGCGGCATGGGGTAGGCGGCGATGGTGATGTCGGCGCGGGTGTCGATGTGGGTCTGGATCATGTGCTCAACGTTCATCTTGTAGATGTGATCGCCCGAGAAGATCGCCACGTAGTCGGCCTTGTTGTTGTCCAGCAGGTGCAGGTTCTGATACACCGCGTCCGCCGTGCCGCGGTACCACACCGGTCCCAGTTCCTCGATGCGGTACATCTGCGCCGGCACCAGCGTGATGAAGTAGTCGCTGAGGAAGGTGCCGAAGCGCCAGCCGCGCTGGATGTGCTCGGTCAGGCTCTGGGCCTTGTACTGGGTCAGCACGTAGATGCCGAACAACCCCGAGTTGATGAAGTTGTTGATGGCGAAGTCAATGATGCGGTACTTGCTGCCGAAGGGCACGGCGGGCTTGGAGCGCTTCTGCGTCAGCGGGGCCAGTCGCGAACCCTGCCCCCCGGCCAGAATCATGCCTAGTACACGTGGTTTCATGTCTTACCCCCTGTTGAAAAAACGGTAAAGCAGGAAGGGTCTCCTTCCCAGAATAGCGGTCCCCGGATGGGGCTGAGCTGGCCTTGATCTCGCCCTCCACTCTACCCGTGCCGCACCGGACTCTTCTGCCCCGGTCTAATTAACATTCAGCTTATGGGCGGCCGTCACGTCCCCGCGCAGGCGCGTTTCGGCCTCGGGCGGGGTCAGGATGGTGGCCCCCAGCTGGCTGCGCATGGCAGTCAGCTGCCGCTTGGCGTACTGCCGTGAGGCCAGCACGATGCGTGCCGTCGCCTCCGGTTCCCCCAATGCCCCGGTGTGGACCGCCCAGGCCTCGCGGTAGCCCAGGGCCTGCCACGCGGTGGGACGCGGCAGCGTGGCGGGATCCAGGCGGGCGGCCAGCCACGCAGCCTCCCCTGCCCAGCCTGCGGCGAACATGGCCTGCACGCGCCGCGTCATGCGGACTTCCAGTTCCGGACCGGGGCGGGTGAAGGCGCTCACGGCGTACTGAAAGCGTGGCGGGCGGCTCCCGAACGAGCCGGGATACTGCCCGGTGCGGCGATAGACCTCGGTGGCGCGCACGACCCGGCGGGGGTTGCGCTCCATGCGGGCCGCCTCTGCCGGATCGCGGGCGGCGATGTCGGCCAGCAGGGCGTCCAACCCGCGCTGCGCCAGTTCGGCCTCCACGGCGGCGCGCACCTGTGGATCGGCAGGGGGGGTCAGCGGCAGGCCACGCAGCAGGGCAGCCAGATAGAACGTCGTGCCGCCCACCACCAGCGGCACGCGCCCACGCTCCAGCACACCCCCAATGGCGGCCTCGGCCTGCTGCACGTAACGGGCCACGTCGTAGCCCTCGCTCACCCCAGCCACGTCCAGCAGGTGGTGGGGTGCGGCCTGCTGCTCGGTGGGGGTGGGCTTGGCCGTGCCGATGTCCAGGCCCCGGTACACCGTGAAGGCGTCGGCCGAGACCAGCTCCAGACCAAGCTCCAGCGCCAGTTGCAGCGCCAGCGCCGATTTCCCGGCGGCGGTGGGGGCGGTCAGCAGGGGAATGCGCAGGGCAGGCGGCGGGGGCATCCCTCCCACTTTAGGCGCTGGTGTCCCCCGCAGCGCGGATGCTAGCGTGGACCGCATGAATGAGCCGGTCCTGGCACGCCTGCAACACCTGATGACCCTGCGGGAGGAAGTCGAGACCCTGGGGGCCGGGCCCTGGACGCCCGCCGCCGACTGGGCCGACGGCGACGCCCACCTGACGCTGTACCTGGACGTGCCGGGCATTGACCCTGAACGTCTGGAAATGCACGAGGACGGCGGCCTGCTGACCGTGGCGGGCGAACGTGCCGCGCCGCAGGGCTTGCTGAGCGCCGAACGTCCGGCCGGGGTCTTCCGCCGGGTGCTGTCCTTCCCGCGCGAGGTGCTGCCGCAGACCGGTGAGGCGCAACTGGCAGGCGGCGTGCTGACCGTACGCTTCCAGAAGAAACACCCCACGATTGATGTCCGGGCCGATGTTCAGGACATGAGGGACCGGTAGGACTAGGCGGGTCCAGCCCTCTCTCTTGCCCCCACGTGGCCGCCCCGGCGGCCGGCGCGTTGCCAAAGCTGTCACCCCCGGCCCCGGCTTTCGGGCTAAAATGGAGGCCTTATGAAATCCACACGGTCCCTTCTTCTGAGCGCCGCCCTGCTGGGAACGGCGTCCGCTGCGCCCATTACCATCACGGTGCTGCACACCGATGACCTGCACGGGCACCTGGAGCCCACCAAGATCGGCGAGAACATGTACGGCGGCTACGCCCGCCAGACCACCCTGATCAAGCAGTTCGGCGCGCAGGACCCCAACCCGCTGATCCTGTCGGGCGGCGACACCTTCCAGGGCACGCTGTTCTACAACGTGTACAAGGGGCTGGCCGACGTGCTGTTCATGAACTACCAGCGCTACGACGCGATGGCGGTGGGCAACCACGAGTTCGACGACGGCCCGGCGGCGCTGGCCAAGTTCGTGGACAAGGCCAAATTTCCCGTGCTGGCGGCCAACATTGACGTCAGCACCGAGCCGCTGCTCAAGGACCGCATCAAGCCCTACGCCATCCTGAACGTGGGCGGCGAGAAGGTCGGCGTGATCGGCGCAGTTACCCCCGATCTGCCGCTGATCAGCAGCCCCGGCGACAACGTCAAGATGCTGGACCTGATGAAAAGCCTTCAGGCCAGCGCAGACGTTCTCAAGGGCCAGGGCATCAACAAGATCTTCCTGGTCTCGCACCTGGGCTACACCCTGGAACAGGAAGTGGCCAAAACGGTTTCGGGCATCGACGTGATCGTGGGCGGGCACTCGCACACGCTGCTGGGCACCTTCAACAACAAGGACTTTCCGGCCAGCGAGGGGCCGTACCCCACCGTGGCCAACAACCCCGACGGCAACAAGACGCTGCTGGTCGCCGCCTGGGAATGGGGCAAGGTGCTGGGCCGCCTGCAGGTCAAGTTCGATGACGCCGGGGCCGTGCAGTCCTGGGAGGGCAACCCCATCCCCGTGTCCGCCGACATTGCCGAGGACGACACCGCCCGGCGCATGGTCGCCACCCTGACCGTGCCGATTGCCAGCCTGCGCCGGCAGGTTGTAGGAAATGCGCCGATCGGCCTGAACGGCAGCCGCGAGGTGGTCCGCAAGCGCGAGAGCGGCATGGCCAACGTGCTGGCCGACGCGGCGCTGGCCGCCGGCAAGCAGGCCGGGGCGCAGCTGGCCCTGGTCAACGGTGGGGGCGTGCGCGCCAGCATCGACGCTGGCCCCATCACCTTCGACGAGGCCATCACCGTGCAGCCCTTCGGCAACTCGCTGAGTCTGCTGGACCTGACCGGCGCGCAGATTCGCGCCGCGCTGGAACACGGCGTCGCCACCTGGAGCGAGAACAAAGGCCAGTTCCTGCACGTGTCCAAGGGCATGAGCTACACCTTTGACCTGTCCAAGCCTGCCGGCAGCCGCGTGACCGCCGTGACCCTGGACGGTCAGCCGCTGGACAACGCCAAGACCTACAAGGTGGCCACCAACAACTTCACGGCGGGCGGCGGCGACGGCTTCACCATGTTCAAGGGCGCCCCGCGCCTGGACACCGGCAAGCTGGACGTGGACATCCTGGTGGATTTCCTGAAGGCCAACCCCAATCTGCGGGCCGAGCCGGAAGGCCGCATCGTGCTGCTGAACGAGCCCAAGTAAGCCCTGAGCCTGACCCCTACCCATACAGACACAGACTCCCCCTCCTGCCAGCTGTGGCGAAGGGGGAGTTTTTGTGGGTGAAGCAACGTAAACCAGCTTGCCGGTGTCCAGGCGTGGGCCTATCCGCCCACCGCGCCCCGCAGTTCCCACCACGCGCAGGGCAGCATCAGCAGCTTGCGGGTGCCGCTGACATAGGCGCGACGGCGGAAGTTGTCGTAGCCGGCACGCTCCAGATCGTCCAGAATGCCCTCGTAGGCGCGGGCAGCAGTGGCGACGGCCAGCCGGGCACTGCCATGCAGGCAGGGAATGCCGGCGCGTCCCTCGGCGTACCAGTCGCGGGCCAGGGCGCACAGGTGGGCCATCAGGGCGCGGTACTCGGGGGTGACCACGCCGCGTTCCAGATCGGCGCGGCTCACGCCGTATTCGGCCAGCAGGCTCTGGGGCAGATAGACCCGCCCGCGCCCCAGGTCCTCGCCCACGTCGCGCAGGATGTTGGTCAATTGCATCGCCTGTCCCAGCATCAGGGCGTGATGCAGGGTCTTCTCGCCGCCGCTGTAGCCGCTGACCGGGGCAATCATGAACCCGATCACCCCGGCCACCCGCCGGCAGTACAGCGTCAGGTCGTCCATGTCGCGGTAGACGTGATCATTCAGGTCCATCCGCAGGCCCTCGTGCAGCTCCGCGAAGGCCGACAGCGGAATCGGGTAGGTGTGGGCGGCCCAGGCCAGCGCCGTGTCCACTGGGTCAGCCCCGGACCGCCCGGCAAACACATTCTGAATGCGGCCCCACCACGCGTCCAGCTCCGCCCCCACCGTCTGGGCGGTCGACTCGTCGACAATGTCGTCTCCGCCCCGGCAGGCCGCGTACACCGCCCAGACCGCCTGCCTCTGCCGCAGCGGAAACAGCCGCGATCCCAGGTAAAAGGTCTTGCTGTGCTCCCGCGTGACCTCCCGGCAATGGGCCATGGCCTGCGCCGGGGCAGGGTGACGGGAGGAGGGCAGGGAGGCATTGAACATCGGCATCATCCTTGTGGTGGGGCGCTGACTTCTGGCGGGGCTCTACGTTTCTGGCGAGGCTCTATGCGCGAGTCTAGGGGGTCCGTGAAGGCCAGACATCACACATTCTTACAGACTGTCGCCCATTCAGGGCGGGCACGGCAGCAAAAGACGAGACCAATCCTTTACACAGCCCCTCTTGACAAAGCGTCTGTTGTGGTCTCCCCTTTGAGTTCAGGCGCCGTCCTCGGTCACCCTCCGCCCCGTTTAACGTACCGCCCGAACCGCACCGCGCCGACACCCAGGCCATCGGTCAGGTCCAGGCCAGGCAACTGGCGCGCCACCCAGGCCGGATCGGGAAAGTTCAGGCCGCCCAGCGTGGGAACGGACAGCAGGCGCTGCAGGAGGCCGCCGGTGCGCGGCACGTACATCAGCCACAGCTGGCCGCCGGGGCGCAGCACGCGCGCCAGTTCGGACAGAAACCGCGCCGGGTCATGCGTCTCGTTCAGGGTGGCCCCCACCGCCACGCCGTCGAAGCTTCCATCCGGCAGACCGCTGTCTTCCAGATTCATCAGCGCCCAGTCGATGTTCGGGCTGTTCTCGCGGCGCTGGGCCTCGCTCAGCATCGGGGCGCTGAGGTCGGCGGCCAGCACCCGGCAGTCGGCCGCCGCCAGCACGCCCGCGTAGAAACCCGCGCTGGTTCCCGCGTCCAGCCAGTCCTGACCCGGTTGCGGGCGGCACAGTGCCCGGAACAGCCGGGCTTCCCGCGCCAGGCCAAAGGGGGTGCCGCTCAGCAGACCCAGCGACCGGGCGCGCCACAGAGCGTAACCACGCGCTGTCAATTCCAGCGTATTGCTGTGCTGGGCCGCGGTCAGGGCCGGCTGTGTGGGCGGGACGGGGTTCAGGTTTCCTTGCATCTGGGGCTTTTGTGGCACAGAAGTCATTATGCTGGGCGATATCTGGCCTGTCTGTTCACGTTGCTCAGGCGTGGGGCCGCTCCCCGGAGGGAATGCATGGAAGAACGCAAGAGTATGGGAGGGGCCATCGTCGACGTGTTCGATGCGGGCGTAACCCTCGTGAAATCCGAGATCAACGCGCTGGTCCGGAAGGTCAGCGACATCGCCAAGGCCAAGGGCATCGGTGTGGTGCTGCTGCTGGCCGCCACCGGTCCGCTAATTCTGGCGCTGATTTTCCTGATTCTGGCAGTGTTCTACGGCCTGATGCGCCTCGGGCTAGGGGCCTGGGCCGCCGCGCTGCTGATCGCCCTGTTCAGCTTTGTGGTCACCGGCGCGATGATCATGCTGGGCATCCGCAAACTGGGGGCGGAGGTCGAGACCGACGAGCCCCCGGTGCGCCGGAGTGGCCCCATGACCGAAGACGAGCGTCTGGAAGCGCAGTATCAGGCTGAACAGGCCGAGAAGGCTGCCCGTGAGCGCCGCGCCGCGCAGACTGCCTCAGCGCCGGCAACCCAGGTGCAGGCAGGCCAGAGCCGCGTCGCTGGCGGCGCCGCCAGCACCCCCACCAGCACCACGGTCATCTCGCCCAGCCCCACGCCACGCAGCGCAGCCGGAGCGTCTGGCCTGGGCGCATCAGACCTTGCCCAGGATCAGGATTCGCGCCAGCCGGCCCGCCGGACCTCGGTGGAAGTGCCGCGCGACACGGACCTCTACGCCGGCGGCGAGAACCGTGTGGTCGGCGAGGGCGGCCGGCAGGCCACCGTGCGCGTCGAGGGCGGCACCTCCACTGTGCCGGTGTACGAGAGCGAACCCGACGGCTCGGCCCGCATGTACGGCGGCTCGCTGAACGAGAAGCTGGACACCGGCGAGGTGCCCAGCGCCAACCGCGCCGAGATCGGCGCCCACCGCGACGCCCACCACGATCCGCTGCTGCAACAGCCTGTGGTGCTGGACGACGCTCCCGGCATCAGCGTCAGCACCACGCCCACCTACCATGACGACATCAAGAAAGGCGGAGGACATTCCTGATGGCTGACCATGACTTCAAGGACAACCTGACCGAGCGCGAGGCCGCCCGCGAGCGCCTGAAAGAAAGCCTGGACGTGCTGGCCGAACGCGCCAACCTGCAGGTGCAGATGCAGAAGGAACCGGTCAAGATGCTGGGCGGCGCATCTGCCGTGGGCGCGGTGATCGGCCTGCTGATCGGCACGCAGATCAAGCGCACGAAGAAGATCTACGTGGACGCCGGCAGTCCGGTCAAGCACCAGAAGGCGCTGGTCAAGGCCCAGAAGAGCCAGACGGGCGGAGGAGTGGGCGGCGCCCTGGTTGCCACCCTGGGCACTCTGGCGATCAGGACCCTGTCGGACCGCATGCTGACGCCCAAGCTGGAACAGCTGGCGAACAACATGCTGGAAAAGTCGGGGGAAACTCCCAGATCTGCGGCGCAGCCCAGGGCCATGCAGCAGTCGTCGGCTGGCCCATCACTGGGCAAGAGCGCAGCCCCCACAGCGGCGTCGGGCAGCGGCCCCCGCCCGGTGGGCACGGCGTCGACCAATCCCAGCGCCACCTCGTCGTTCCTCAAGCCCACCCCCACCGGGCAGGCCGAGAGCCACAACGCGCAGGCCGGCGCGGTGGGCAGTGCCCCGCCCGTCGCGGCCAGCCCCAGTCACCCCGGCGTGGTGCCCACCCCAAAAAGTGTGGTGGAGGCCAAGGCCCAGGGCAGCGCCATCGCCCCCGAGGAAAAGGGCAACCCCAACCTGCGCTGAAATTCCCACAGCCGACAGCCCACCGCGCAATGGTGGGCTGTTTTTTGATCTGGCCGGGCCGGGTCTGCTAGCCTCGGCGACATGACGGCCACCCGCAGCACCCGCCAGCGCGACGTGATCGCCCAGGTGCTGGGACGTGCGCCAGGACCGCTGGCCGTGACTGAGATCTTCGAACTGGCCCAGGGCGATCTGCCGGGCCTGGGCATTGCCACGGTGTACCGCACCCTGAAGCTGCTGACCGGGCAGGGCCAGATTCACCCGGTCACGCTGGACGGCGAGACGCTCTACGAGGCGTCGGGCAAGGGCCACCACCACCACTTTTCCTGCAACCACTGCGGGCGGGTCTTCACGCTACACACCTGCCCCGTCACGCTGCCCAGCGGCACCGTGTACCCCGGCGGCTTCGTGGTGGAGGCGCATGAGGTCACGCTGTACGGCCAGTGCCCGGACTGCGCCGGAAGCCAACCGGGCTAGGGCGACTGGCTCCGGGGATAAGAATCAGGCCGCAGCAGCGCCAGCAGACGCCGCAGCACCTCGGCATTGACGCCCGCCCCCGCATAGGGATTGAGATTTTTAGCCCGGCAAACCCGGTTGGTAGAGTGGGTTGCGGTGTGGGGGCTGGGGTTCGCCGCCACAAACCGTGAGCAGAGATAAGCTAAGGAGTAGGGCGCCGATTATCATTTTTCCCATACAAATCTTTGGGCAGCGCACTTACCACTTGCGGAGCCACACAACAGGTCAAACCAGCTGGAGGAACCGGGAACAGCCGCGCACTTCGGGCAAGGAAACGCGGGAAGTATGGTGCTCCCTAGCTACCACAGGGCCAGCAAATGCGGACGGTCCGGCTTTATCAAAATCTCACGCGACGGGCAGAGGCGCCGGGCACAACCGCCCGGCCCTGTCTACCTCCCGGCTTGACCTGCGCCCCTGGCAGCCGTTAACCTTTGTTCAGCTCCCGCGTGGAGCCACCCACTTCAGAGCGCCCGAGAGACCTGGCTCGTTGACGGCGCGGCAACCGGACCCCATTGCGTCACGGTGCCAAGGCCAGCCCCCCCGATATGCGGCTCAACGATGAGCGCCGCTGCTGGGCGGGACCAAGCGGGAAGGCCGACGCGGATGACGATATTCGCCCCTTCTCATCACCACAAGGAGAAGGGGCGCTGCCGTACTGGCGGCCCCCACCCAGCCCCCATGGGAGGCCACCCCGTATGCCCCAGAAGTTTGAAACACTGCAAGTCCACGCCGGCCAGAAGCCCGATCCCACCACCGGTTCGCAGGCTGTGCCGATCTACCCCACCAACAGCTACGTGTTCGAGTCACCCCAGCACGCCG of Deinococcus aerolatus contains these proteins:
- a CDS encoding response regulator transcription factor gives rise to the protein MRLLLVEDDPRIAEPTVDALREAGYAVTWAQTGPEGLETALLGDFPLIVLDVMLPGLDGFEIARELRGSGVEAAILFLTARGDVGDRVQGLDLGGDAYLVKPFAVPELLATLRALSRRERGQAAPQVSFAGGRGTLDTVARTVTWDGAEVAVTGREYSLLEALALTPERWFTREELLDRVWGPEFGGEARIVDVYVRYVRRKLAPEVITSERGRGYRVER
- a CDS encoding YkvA family protein, whose amino-acid sequence is MISRLKPIWRDALALLFAVWDARTPLTARLGAVLALAYALSPIDLIPDAVPVLGLGDDLLVVPAILALAARALPAPVLLSARARSAELQRRLPWLLPALGVGLILGAGLLVWALWQGLGG
- the rplU gene encoding 50S ribosomal protein L21 is translated as MFAIIQTGGKQYRVQEGDVIRVESLAGEAGDTLDLTPIFVGGDKALFGDAVSSYVVNAEVVEHGRGPKIYIRKYKSGVQYRRRTGHRQDFTAIKITGIKG
- the rpmA gene encoding 50S ribosomal protein L27; the encoded protein is MAHKKGVGSSKNGRDSQPKYLGVKKFGGEVVKAGNILVRQRGTKFKAGPGVGMGRDHTLFALEHGRVVFTNRGGTGRFISIETVAAAPTEIAAD
- the rpmE gene encoding 50S ribosomal protein L31 — encoded protein: MKKDIHPKAVPTKIIFQGKVIMETMSTRPEIHVDVWSGVHPFWTGEERFLDTEGRVDKFNKRFGDSYRTKKK
- a CDS encoding thymidine kinase, translated to MLRSPFHGGHLEVIVGPMFSGKSEELIRRVTRSLIARQNVLVFKPALDDRYHASAVASHAGRSVQALAVRGVADIRAHLSGEDRLLGEQRPPLPDVVGIDEVQFFGTEVVDLALALADAGVRVILAGLDLDFRAEPFGPMPQLLARAESVEKLTAICTVCGAPATRSQRLIGGQPARYDDPVVLVGAQESYEARCRVHHEVLGLPTPPAQDPAEGQTTDV
- the glgC gene encoding glucose-1-phosphate adenylyltransferase, with translation MKPRVLGMILAGGQGSRLAPLTQKRSKPAVPFGSKYRIIDFAINNFINSGLFGIYVLTQYKAQSLTEHIQRGWRFGTFLSDYFITLVPAQMYRIEELGPVWYRGTADAVYQNLHLLDNNKADYVAIFSGDHIYKMNVEHMIQTHIDTRADITIAAYPMPQEQAHQFGIMHVDEQWKVTDFLEKPKDPPSIPGQPGTSLTSMGNYIFSRRALEELLVTSMGDGEEGFDFGGDVIPRALSDGYTVMAYDFHKNPIPGQTGPNLYWRDVGTLDAYFEANMDLVSINPEFGLYNAEWPLRTSSEFSPPAKFVHESEGRKGQAFNSIMAGGTIISGGTVRDSVLGRGIHTHSYSVVESCVLFDEVEVGRHSHLRRAIVDKDVVIPPGTKIGLDVEEDRARGFTVTESGVVVVPKGYTF
- the miaA gene encoding tRNA (adenosine(37)-N6)-dimethylallyltransferase MiaA → MPPPPALRIPLLTAPTAAGKSALALQLALELGLELVSADAFTVYRGLDIGTAKPTPTEQQAAPHHLLDVAGVSEGYDVARYVQQAEAAIGGVLERGRVPLVVGGTTFYLAALLRGLPLTPPADPQVRAAVEAELAQRGLDALLADIAARDPAEAARMERNPRRVVRATEVYRRTGQYPGSFGSRPPRFQYAVSAFTRPGPELEVRMTRRVQAMFAAGWAGEAAWLAARLDPATLPRPTAWQALGYREAWAVHTGALGEPEATARIVLASRQYAKRQLTAMRSQLGATILTPPEAETRLRGDVTAAHKLNVN
- a CDS encoding Hsp20/alpha crystallin family protein, which gives rise to MNEPVLARLQHLMTLREEVETLGAGPWTPAADWADGDAHLTLYLDVPGIDPERLEMHEDGGLLTVAGERAAPQGLLSAERPAGVFRRVLSFPREVLPQTGEAQLAGGVLTVRFQKKHPTIDVRADVQDMRDR
- a CDS encoding bifunctional metallophosphatase/5'-nucleotidase, which produces MKSTRSLLLSAALLGTASAAPITITVLHTDDLHGHLEPTKIGENMYGGYARQTTLIKQFGAQDPNPLILSGGDTFQGTLFYNVYKGLADVLFMNYQRYDAMAVGNHEFDDGPAALAKFVDKAKFPVLAANIDVSTEPLLKDRIKPYAILNVGGEKVGVIGAVTPDLPLISSPGDNVKMLDLMKSLQASADVLKGQGINKIFLVSHLGYTLEQEVAKTVSGIDVIVGGHSHTLLGTFNNKDFPASEGPYPTVANNPDGNKTLLVAAWEWGKVLGRLQVKFDDAGAVQSWEGNPIPVSADIAEDDTARRMVATLTVPIASLRRQVVGNAPIGLNGSREVVRKRESGMANVLADAALAAGKQAGAQLALVNGGGVRASIDAGPITFDEAITVQPFGNSLSLLDLTGAQIRAALEHGVATWSENKGQFLHVSKGMSYTFDLSKPAGSRVTAVTLDGQPLDNAKTYKVATNNFTAGGGDGFTMFKGAPRLDTGKLDVDILVDFLKANPNLRAEPEGRIVLLNEPK